In Janthinobacterium sp. J1-1, a single genomic region encodes these proteins:
- a CDS encoding methyl-accepting chemotaxis protein — protein MNNLLRTSQARFTALFSLIFLLLLGLTLAVIHFFVTPDLKRTESLVVASSVNAIATRIGEQLRQVEAQSRSITQTIPLVDSATIDVVLPGLVDQYSDPNVFGGGIWPLPNQREPGREKFSTFVARDSANKLVFNTHWNSPESLKYFEQSWFLGGLKSPRGHCTWANAYQDDASPQPRTNCAMPIYKGDQLFGVSTIDVTLGFFNRLVADMEKQLNGQILIVERDGKIVSNSTHIKSDIVLKKVADLVSASPMAAELARLLPTFDKQTSIESDYDSNGEARTMLVTAIPGSPWLLATSLPTNTLTQQSRRILGKLGAVQIPVAILLFVMCVGGIRVFMKRLTGLKDNIDALSAGDADLSRRLPAGGGSEFDAVATSFNGFIARLQTMIGEIGRSTGSIALASREIASGNQDLSSRTESQASALEETASSMEQLTSTVKQNVSSGTQANRLALDASRVAAQGGAVVTQVVQTMGAIEASSKKIVDIISVIDGIAFQTNILALNAAVEAARAGEQGRGFAVVASEVRNLAQRSSQAAKEIGALIAESVHNVDAGSKLVGQAGATMKEIVAGTDKVAAILGEIMLASQEQDIGIGQVNQAIAQLDDATQQNAALVEQAAAAAHSMQEQAGKLEQIVSAFKL, from the coding sequence TTGAACAACTTGTTGCGTACCAGCCAGGCGCGCTTTACCGCCTTGTTCAGCCTGATTTTCCTGCTGCTGCTGGGACTGACCCTGGCGGTGATTCATTTCTTTGTCACGCCTGATTTGAAGCGCACCGAGTCGCTGGTGGTCGCTTCCAGCGTCAATGCGATTGCCACCCGTATCGGCGAGCAATTGCGCCAGGTCGAGGCGCAGTCGCGCAGCATCACCCAGACCATCCCGCTGGTCGACAGCGCCACCATCGATGTCGTGCTGCCTGGCCTGGTCGACCAGTATTCCGACCCGAACGTGTTTGGCGGCGGCATCTGGCCCCTGCCGAACCAGCGCGAGCCGGGGCGCGAAAAATTCTCCACCTTTGTCGCGCGTGACAGCGCCAACAAACTGGTCTTCAATACGCACTGGAATTCGCCGGAATCGCTGAAATATTTCGAGCAAAGCTGGTTCCTTGGCGGCCTCAAATCCCCGCGTGGCCATTGCACCTGGGCCAACGCCTACCAGGACGACGCCAGCCCGCAGCCGCGCACCAATTGCGCCATGCCGATCTACAAGGGCGACCAGCTGTTCGGCGTGTCGACCATCGACGTGACCCTGGGCTTTTTCAACCGCCTGGTGGCCGACATGGAGAAACAGTTGAACGGCCAGATCCTGATCGTCGAACGCGACGGCAAGATCGTCAGCAACAGCACCCATATCAAGAGCGATATCGTGCTGAAAAAAGTGGCGGACCTGGTCAGCGCTTCGCCGATGGCGGCCGAACTGGCGCGCCTGCTGCCGACCTTCGACAAACAGACCAGCATCGAGTCCGATTACGACAGCAACGGCGAAGCGCGCACCATGCTGGTCACGGCGATCCCCGGCAGCCCATGGCTGCTGGCCACCTCCTTGCCGACCAACACGCTGACCCAGCAAAGCCGGCGCATCCTGGGCAAGCTGGGCGCGGTGCAGATCCCGGTCGCCATCCTGCTGTTCGTCATGTGCGTCGGCGGCATCCGCGTGTTCATGAAACGCTTGACCGGCCTGAAGGACAATATCGACGCCCTGTCCGCCGGTGACGCCGACTTGAGCCGCCGCCTGCCGGCCGGCGGCGGCAGCGAGTTCGACGCCGTCGCCACCAGTTTCAACGGTTTTATCGCCCGCCTGCAGACCATGATCGGTGAAATCGGGCGCAGCACCGGCTCGATCGCGCTGGCCTCGCGCGAGATCGCCAGCGGCAACCAGGATTTATCGAGCCGCACCGAAAGCCAGGCCAGCGCGCTGGAAGAAACGGCCTCGTCGATGGAGCAGCTGACCAGCACCGTCAAGCAGAACGTCAGCAGCGGCACCCAGGCCAACCGGCTGGCGCTGGACGCCTCCAGGGTGGCCGCGCAGGGCGGTGCGGTGGTGACGCAGGTGGTGCAGACCATGGGCGCGATCGAAGCGTCGTCGAAGAAGATCGTCGACATCATCAGCGTCATCGACGGCATCGCCTTCCAGACCAATATCCTGGCGCTGAACGCGGCGGTGGAGGCGGCGCGCGCCGGCGAACAGGGCCGGGGCTTTGCCGTGGTCGCCTCGGAGGTGCGCAACCTGGCGCAAAGGTCTAGCCAGGCGGCCAAGGAAATCGGCGCCCTGATCGCCGAATCGGTGCACAACGTCGACGCCGGCAGCAAGCTGGTTGGCCAGGCCGGCGCCACCATGAAGGAGATCGTTGCCGGCACCGACAAGGTGGCCGCCATCCTCGGCGAAATCATGCTGGCCAGCCAGGAGCAGGACATCGGCATCGGCCAGGTCAACCAGGCCATTGCCCAGCTCGACGACGCCACCCAGCAAAACGCCGCCCTGGTCGAGCAGGCCGCCGCCGCCGCCCATTCGATGCAGGAGCAAGCCGGCAAGCTGGAGCAGATCGTTTCCGCCTTCAAACTGTAG
- the repC gene encoding replication protein C, IncQ-type — translation MKKFEVHHDHACLESSPMNHLPTFVKMAPAIIHTPGLFISPAKRSLARPMMLRHTMGNVMFTFSGPQLGPVELRVLQGLAGFAALRRPSLPRTGEDKLADDVQKLLRHTAAVCTTKNDLAEVIGYSRESGSAQTAISKALRKLAAVSVSIRRANSFDALDLSAGHLICDVLDSRHIEVELSPILAAAVYGGPGTYLRLDLLEARQLNSDPTRLLHQRLHWVNSGSNRDVSLDKMIGYVWSEEVSASAHRTRRQVLKQSLNELTRVGWSVMRHGELYQIGRPRMLS, via the coding sequence ATGAAGAAATTTGAGGTCCATCACGACCATGCCTGTTTGGAGTCGTCGCCCATGAACCACCTGCCGACCTTCGTAAAGATGGCTCCCGCGATCATTCACACCCCTGGGCTGTTTATTAGCCCCGCCAAGCGCAGTTTGGCTCGCCCCATGATGCTGAGGCACACGATGGGCAATGTGATGTTTACGTTCTCTGGGCCTCAACTCGGCCCGGTGGAATTGCGTGTGTTGCAAGGTCTCGCCGGGTTCGCAGCCTTGCGGCGGCCAAGCCTGCCCCGGACCGGAGAAGATAAACTGGCGGATGATGTGCAAAAACTGCTGCGGCATACTGCGGCAGTCTGTACTACCAAAAACGACTTGGCCGAGGTAATCGGTTATTCACGTGAGTCTGGCTCCGCGCAAACTGCGATCAGTAAAGCTTTACGAAAGCTAGCCGCCGTGAGCGTCTCGATCCGTCGAGCAAACTCATTTGACGCGCTCGACCTATCCGCAGGCCATCTGATTTGTGACGTGCTCGATAGCCGTCATATTGAGGTCGAATTAAGCCCGATTCTTGCTGCCGCTGTGTATGGTGGGCCGGGCACTTACTTGCGTTTGGACCTGCTGGAGGCGCGGCAGCTAAATTCTGACCCCACTAGGCTACTACATCAACGTTTGCACTGGGTCAATAGCGGTAGCAACCGTGATGTATCGTTGGATAAGATGATCGGGTACGTTTGGTCTGAGGAAGTGTCTGCCTCTGCCCATCGAACACGCCGACAAGTTTTAAAGCAGTCCCTGAATGAACTGACGCGGGTAGGCTGGTCTGTCATGCGGCACGGCGAACTGTACCAAATTGGACGTCCAAGAATGCTTAGTTGA
- a CDS encoding c-type cytochrome produces the protein MSDAHNEQQSAIKTPKQLIAAVAGFFLVTVIGIILLVQFVTAQKLTGAGSDSQSAEAIAERLSPVANAGYTFKDASGPKVLQSAEAIYTSTCVACHGAGVAGAPKFGDAGAWTARLAQGYDTVLKHALEGLRAMPAKGGNPDLDDVEVARAVVYMANASGGKFKEPEVPAPAAAADGAAPAAEPAPAPAK, from the coding sequence ATGAGCGACGCACATAACGAACAACAATCAGCGATCAAAACGCCTAAACAACTGATAGCCGCCGTAGCCGGCTTTTTCCTCGTCACCGTCATCGGCATCATCCTGCTGGTGCAATTCGTCACGGCCCAGAAGCTGACCGGGGCCGGTTCGGACAGCCAGTCGGCGGAAGCCATTGCCGAACGCCTGAGTCCGGTGGCCAATGCCGGCTATACCTTCAAGGACGCCAGCGGGCCGAAAGTGCTGCAAAGCGCCGAAGCGATCTATACCTCCACCTGCGTGGCCTGCCATGGCGCCGGCGTGGCCGGTGCGCCGAAATTTGGCGACGCGGGCGCCTGGACGGCGCGCCTGGCGCAAGGTTATGACACGGTGCTGAAACACGCGCTCGAAGGCTTGCGCGCGATGCCGGCCAAGGGCGGCAATCCGGACCTGGACGATGTGGAAGTGGCACGCGCCGTGGTCTACATGGCCAATGCCTCGGGCGGCAAGTTCAAGGAGCCGGAAGTGCCGGCGCCGGCGGCAGCCGCCGATGGCGCGGCACCGGCGGCCGAACCCGCACCGGCGCCAGCCAAGTAA
- a CDS encoding site-specific integrase, with translation MSKKQNGRLEKHIYVEERSGSLRFKVVVPPFQDSATFSTMDEGARWARRRRVELLESRASNKELALPERVHVVLASSGFPHVPKAPLSIKLSDVFDSYQQNDLPKLTGKDAEASRLERLRKWFGERTVDQLDETLIDKWKASRLAGKLGSGRDPNRAATMSTSDGAKPLTKHQRYARKKAGKEVPGLPIYPISTQTARHELNLLRRAVTKYLDKESRWPIYGAWWQAHSLMRMQLPDAAEPRNRRVSDNELLKVFNSIEDMTLKSAILFAILTSLRRGEIVSLQWEDVDFQRMVVRLRKPGFLIKTKVHAREVPLLPGAVKLLQDLIPKKSGRIFPMPATDLSHGWRDAADKAEIYDARLHDCRREAISRLVETCQLRMHEVVLFSGHSDMRTLEKHYLRLDSGRMAARLAENPDAINMAPSL, from the coding sequence ATGTCAAAAAAGCAAAACGGTCGCCTGGAAAAGCATATCTACGTTGAAGAGCGGAGCGGCTCGCTCCGCTTCAAGGTGGTTGTCCCTCCGTTCCAAGATTCTGCAACCTTCTCAACCATGGACGAGGGCGCGCGTTGGGCTCGTCGCCGACGAGTAGAACTGTTGGAAAGCAGAGCCTCCAACAAGGAACTGGCCTTGCCAGAACGGGTCCATGTTGTGTTGGCATCTTCCGGTTTCCCACATGTCCCTAAGGCCCCGCTTTCCATCAAACTGTCGGATGTGTTCGACTCTTATCAACAGAATGATCTTCCAAAGCTTACAGGCAAGGACGCAGAGGCATCGCGTCTGGAAAGGCTGCGCAAATGGTTTGGCGAGCGAACTGTCGATCAATTGGATGAGACCCTCATCGACAAATGGAAGGCGAGCCGCCTTGCCGGCAAATTGGGCTCCGGACGCGATCCCAATCGTGCGGCTACCATGTCCACTTCCGACGGTGCAAAGCCGCTTACAAAGCATCAACGTTACGCGCGCAAAAAGGCTGGGAAGGAAGTGCCGGGCCTGCCAATCTATCCTATCAGTACCCAAACCGCACGACATGAATTGAACCTGCTACGTAGGGCGGTGACGAAATACTTAGATAAAGAAAGCCGTTGGCCTATCTACGGAGCTTGGTGGCAAGCCCATTCCTTGATGCGGATGCAGCTTCCAGACGCTGCAGAGCCCCGCAATCGGCGCGTATCGGATAATGAATTGCTGAAAGTGTTTAACAGTATCGAGGACATGACCTTGAAGTCGGCCATTCTGTTTGCGATATTGACGTCATTGCGTCGTGGTGAAATCGTTTCGTTGCAATGGGAAGATGTTGACTTCCAGAGGATGGTGGTACGCTTGAGAAAGCCGGGATTCCTCATCAAGACGAAGGTCCACGCGAGAGAGGTTCCGCTACTGCCTGGTGCTGTAAAGCTTCTGCAAGACCTGATCCCCAAAAAAAGTGGTCGTATCTTTCCCATGCCTGCAACTGATCTTAGTCATGGTTGGCGCGATGCAGCTGACAAGGCCGAAATTTATGATGCCAGGCTCCATGATTGCCGGCGCGAAGCGATTAGTCGGCTTGTTGAGACATGCCAACTGAGGATGCATGAAGTCGTTTTGTTTTCCGGACATTCTGATATGCGTACCCTGGAAAAGCATTACCTGCGTTTGGACTCAGGCCGTATGGCGGCGCGGCTGGCAGAAAACCCGGATGCGATCAACATGGCGCCTTCTCTGTAA
- a CDS encoding DUF4391 domain-containing protein, which produces MTEQSLTGMLLSALSLPTSCRVDQRVPKKMLVENGAPTSADKHLINDTVEEIQWIAALKPNTVGVAEYRDDCRDYAEVAVLCITVRNAPQGDGVGVARAGQHTRPVKITRLAELVHRAVPYPLLLLLAAPQGVHLSLAHKRWAQNEAGKVVLDGEPATVDMALDLTADHPFVHALALSRQPQTSLLALYQGWMNCLTALQASQYTGTFNESETPDLVAARRQTLRTCQRLEQEANRLRALAAKEKQMARQVDLNLALQRISTELASARKQL; this is translated from the coding sequence GTGACGGAGCAGTCGCTGACCGGCATGTTGCTTTCTGCGCTGAGTCTTCCGACCAGTTGCCGCGTGGATCAGCGTGTTCCTAAAAAGATGCTGGTCGAAAACGGCGCACCGACCAGCGCAGACAAACACCTCATCAACGACACTGTCGAAGAAATTCAGTGGATTGCGGCCTTGAAGCCCAACACAGTGGGCGTGGCCGAATACCGGGACGATTGCCGCGATTATGCAGAGGTCGCAGTGTTGTGCATCACCGTGCGCAATGCCCCTCAGGGTGACGGCGTTGGCGTAGCCCGTGCAGGTCAACACACCCGACCAGTTAAAATTACACGCCTGGCTGAATTAGTACACCGTGCCGTGCCTTATCCATTGCTGCTTCTGCTTGCTGCGCCGCAGGGCGTGCACCTCTCCCTAGCACACAAACGCTGGGCACAGAATGAGGCTGGCAAGGTAGTGCTGGATGGCGAACCGGCGACGGTTGACATGGCACTTGACCTGACAGCCGATCATCCGTTCGTTCATGCGCTGGCCCTATCCCGGCAACCGCAAACCAGTTTGCTTGCCCTGTACCAAGGCTGGATGAACTGCCTGACTGCTTTGCAGGCGTCGCAATATACCGGCACCTTCAATGAATCCGAAACGCCGGACTTGGTTGCCGCACGCCGCCAGACCTTGCGCACCTGCCAACGTTTGGAGCAAGAAGCAAATCGCTTACGCGCGCTTGCGGCCAAGGAAAAACAGATGGCAAGGCAGGTGGACTTAAACCTCGCGCTTCAGCGCATCAGCACCGAGCTAGCATCGGCACGTAAACAACTTTGA
- a CDS encoding helix-turn-helix domain-containing protein: protein MYLTKKEVAEVLRVSVRTITTYMQQGAIPNPKKIGGILLWEEVELHRRIKHASPSAVEPERIKRGRPRKVRFA from the coding sequence ATGTACCTGACCAAGAAGGAAGTCGCTGAAGTGCTGCGTGTTTCCGTTCGTACCATCACTACCTACATGCAGCAAGGCGCGATTCCCAATCCGAAAAAGATCGGGGGGATTTTGCTCTGGGAGGAGGTGGAATTGCATCGCCGTATCAAGCATGCTTCGCCCAGTGCAGTCGAGCCAGAGCGCATCAAGCGTGGTCGCCCAAGAAAAGTGCGATTTGCATAA
- a CDS encoding helix-turn-helix domain-containing protein encodes MTVKEVADYLRVNQRTVYRLAVERRLPGFKVGAIWRFKRDDIDHWIAEQSVAGRQAAGTNPKGEGENT; translated from the coding sequence ATGACCGTCAAAGAAGTCGCCGATTACCTTCGGGTTAATCAACGCACCGTATATCGTCTTGCTGTCGAGCGCCGTCTACCTGGCTTCAAGGTCGGGGCGATCTGGCGGTTCAAACGAGATGACATTGATCATTGGATCGCGGAACAGTCAGTCGCAGGGCGTCAAGCCGCCGGAACCAATCCAAAGGGCGAGGGTGAAAATACGTGA
- a CDS encoding helicase-related protein yields MKLIQNSGSDRVIDLIRPHLKQGHQFGCVTPSFSLFAFAELQEALAKLERVQLILPPADDKLDFLGSEGDRAARNRLQARWLANQCAKWLDEKVELRRALGRVPQGTAVMRGPNGVANQVVLGSFAFSTDGLGLTPGNPLSLIQASESTEEAAQLARWLELQWATLQTQPDSRPALIKALQGMGQHHAPFTLYTLILKHMFGDRGDEMDEERIVKSATGIRNTVVWNKLFKFQRDGVVGAIDKLARFGGCIIADSVGLGKTFEALAVIKYHELRNDRVLVLAPKRLRDNWTLYKANDKRNVLAADRFNYDVLNHTDLSRDSGISGDIDLANVNWGNYDLVVIDESHNFRNKASNKSKETRYDRLMRKIIKEGVKTRVLMLSATPVNNRLADLKNQIAFVTEGDDTALAEHGIGSIEETTRKAQSQFNRWLEMDEAERTPGHLVEMLGFDYFTLLDHLTIARSRRHVEKYYGTAETGKFPGRFPPINIKADVDIAGEFRAIKDINLEIRRLNLASYAPLRYVLPHKQAAYDAKYSTEIRGGESFFRQADREESLIHLLRVNVLKRMESAVSSFALTIQRQLKDVVAVLNHIETHDESVEEIDIAGVDIDDPAFESLLVGRKVKVLLTDVDLIRWKQDLIEDRNRLATLLAAAQQVDALRDAKLAKLRAMIEQKCREPINAGNRKIIVFTAFSDTAQYLYASLASWAKSTLGIDAGLITGSAGIQTTLPGLRKNMSSVLSAFAPRSKERPADLVAEGEIDLLIATDCISEGQNLQDCDWLVNYDIHWNPVRIIQRFGRIDRIGSPNQNIQLVNFWPNMELEEYIGLEQRVSGRMVLLDVSATGEENLIEQQSGNPMNDLEYRRKQLLKLQDTVIDMEDLSNGVSITDLTLTDFRIDLAQYLKEHPGQLDTLPLGTYAVTTSIDADIAPGVIFCLRAEGAVAAKGQHSDYPLAPIYLAHVGDDGAVLLPYPQAKRILDRLKRLALGRELPDDGACAKFDKDTRQGEDMRHAQKLLAAAVVSVVGKNEERAVASLFSPGGTHAMKGEFAGSNEFEVLAFMVVLPGAAA; encoded by the coding sequence GTGAAGCTGATTCAAAACAGCGGCTCAGACCGCGTCATTGATCTTATCCGCCCACATCTAAAGCAAGGACATCAATTCGGCTGCGTGACTCCTTCGTTCTCACTGTTCGCATTTGCAGAGCTGCAAGAGGCGCTTGCAAAGCTTGAGCGTGTGCAACTCATACTCCCCCCTGCCGATGATAAGCTTGACTTCCTTGGTTCTGAGGGTGATCGCGCTGCGCGTAATCGTCTGCAAGCCAGGTGGCTAGCTAATCAGTGTGCGAAATGGTTGGATGAAAAGGTCGAGCTACGCAGAGCGCTGGGACGCGTCCCGCAAGGCACGGCTGTTATGCGTGGTCCAAATGGCGTAGCCAATCAGGTAGTTTTAGGTTCGTTTGCATTTAGCACAGACGGTTTGGGCCTGACGCCTGGCAACCCTCTGAGCCTAATTCAAGCATCTGAGTCAACAGAGGAAGCCGCGCAACTCGCCCGCTGGTTGGAGCTGCAATGGGCAACCTTGCAGACGCAGCCCGATAGCCGTCCAGCGCTTATTAAAGCCTTACAGGGTATGGGCCAACACCATGCACCGTTCACGCTCTACACCTTGATCCTGAAACACATGTTCGGGGACAGGGGCGACGAGATGGATGAGGAGCGCATTGTTAAGTCGGCTACCGGTATTCGTAACACAGTCGTTTGGAACAAGCTCTTCAAGTTTCAGCGCGACGGTGTCGTAGGTGCTATCGACAAACTAGCTCGTTTCGGTGGTTGCATCATTGCTGACTCCGTGGGCCTGGGCAAAACCTTCGAGGCTTTAGCGGTCATCAAGTACCACGAGCTGCGTAATGACCGCGTGCTTGTACTGGCGCCCAAGCGCTTGCGCGACAACTGGACGCTTTATAAGGCCAACGACAAGCGCAACGTACTTGCGGCCGACCGTTTCAACTATGACGTCCTGAATCACACCGACCTGTCGCGGGATAGTGGCATTTCGGGTGACATCGACCTGGCCAATGTGAATTGGGGTAACTACGATCTAGTGGTCATTGATGAGAGTCACAACTTCCGCAACAAGGCGAGTAACAAAAGCAAAGAGACTCGCTACGACCGGCTCATGCGCAAAATCATTAAGGAGGGCGTCAAGACACGCGTGCTGATGTTGTCGGCCACTCCGGTGAACAACCGCCTAGCTGACCTGAAGAACCAAATCGCTTTCGTCACTGAAGGAGACGACACTGCGCTGGCAGAGCATGGAATAGGTAGCATTGAGGAAACTACGCGCAAGGCCCAAAGTCAGTTCAATCGTTGGCTGGAAATGGACGAGGCCGAGCGGACGCCTGGCCATCTGGTGGAAATGCTGGGCTTTGACTACTTTACGCTCTTGGATCACCTGACTATCGCGCGGTCGCGCCGGCACGTCGAAAAGTATTACGGTACGGCCGAGACTGGTAAGTTTCCAGGCCGTTTTCCTCCCATTAACATCAAGGCCGATGTGGACATAGCGGGCGAGTTTAGGGCCATCAAGGATATCAACCTAGAAATCCGCCGCCTGAACTTGGCGAGCTATGCTCCTCTACGTTACGTGCTCCCGCATAAGCAGGCCGCATATGATGCCAAGTACAGCACCGAAATTCGGGGTGGTGAGAGTTTTTTCCGTCAGGCTGACCGCGAAGAGAGCTTGATCCACTTATTGAGGGTCAACGTGCTCAAGCGAATGGAGAGTGCCGTGTCTTCGTTCGCGTTGACGATCCAGCGGCAGCTCAAGGACGTTGTAGCCGTTCTGAATCATATCGAAACCCATGACGAGAGCGTCGAGGAAATTGATATTGCTGGCGTAGACATTGACGATCCTGCGTTCGAGTCCCTGCTGGTTGGACGTAAAGTTAAGGTGCTGCTAACAGATGTGGACCTCATCCGCTGGAAACAAGACCTTATAGAGGACCGAAACCGCTTGGCTACCCTGTTGGCAGCGGCGCAGCAGGTAGATGCTTTGCGCGATGCCAAGCTGGCCAAGCTGCGCGCAATGATTGAGCAGAAGTGCCGTGAACCGATAAATGCAGGCAACCGCAAGATTATCGTATTCACCGCGTTCTCAGACACAGCCCAGTACCTCTATGCTAGCCTCGCGTCGTGGGCCAAGAGCACTTTGGGTATTGACGCTGGATTGATTACCGGTAGTGCTGGTATCCAGACCACCCTACCCGGTTTGCGTAAAAATATGAGCAGTGTCTTGTCGGCCTTCGCTCCACGTTCAAAGGAACGCCCGGCCGACCTGGTTGCGGAAGGCGAGATCGACTTGCTCATTGCTACCGACTGCATCTCTGAAGGTCAGAATTTGCAGGACTGCGATTGGCTTGTTAACTACGATATCCATTGGAACCCCGTTAGGATCATCCAGCGCTTCGGTCGTATCGACCGCATCGGTTCGCCTAACCAGAACATCCAGCTAGTTAACTTCTGGCCTAATATGGAACTGGAAGAGTACATCGGTCTGGAGCAGCGCGTTAGTGGGCGCATGGTGTTGCTAGATGTCTCAGCCACTGGTGAGGAAAACCTTATCGAGCAGCAGTCGGGCAACCCAATGAACGACCTAGAATACCGGCGCAAGCAGTTGCTCAAGCTTCAGGATACGGTCATTGATATGGAGGACCTGAGCAATGGCGTCTCCATCACTGACCTGACGCTGACCGACTTCCGCATCGACTTGGCGCAGTACCTGAAGGAACACCCAGGCCAGCTCGATACCCTGCCGTTGGGAACCTACGCAGTCACGACCAGCATTGACGCCGACATAGCTCCTGGCGTCATCTTTTGCTTACGGGCGGAAGGCGCCGTTGCGGCCAAGGGCCAGCACTCCGACTATCCACTCGCGCCGATCTACTTGGCCCATGTTGGCGATGATGGCGCTGTGCTGTTGCCGTACCCCCAGGCCAAGCGTATCTTGGACCGGCTCAAGCGCTTAGCCCTCGGGCGCGAGCTGCCCGACGATGGTGCTTGCGCTAAGTTCGATAAGGACACGCGTCAGGGCGAGGACATGCGCCACGCGCAGAAACTGCTCGCCGCCGCAGTGGTATCAGTGGTGGGCAAGAACGAAGAACGCGCCGTAGCAAGCCTGTTTTCGCCGGGTGGCACCCATGCTATGAAGGGTGAGTTTGCCGGCAGTAATGAGTTCGAGGTGCTCGCCTTCATGGTTGTGTTGCCGGGAGCCGCTGCGTGA
- a CDS encoding helix-turn-helix transcriptional regulator encodes MPPRSKPPSSLFGRRLREARLLAGIPQDKLGVAIGLDETTASARLSRYETGVHAPPVEIATQLAMALNVPTPFLYCEDDELAEVIQAWHHLSNIERHRLLTLLREKTD; translated from the coding sequence ATGCCTCCTCGTTCCAAACCTCCCTCGTCACTTTTTGGACGGCGCTTACGCGAAGCAAGGCTTCTTGCTGGTATTCCGCAGGATAAGTTAGGTGTAGCGATTGGCCTGGACGAAACGACAGCGAGCGCAAGGTTAAGCAGGTACGAAACGGGAGTGCATGCGCCACCGGTGGAAATAGCAACTCAATTAGCGATGGCACTCAATGTGCCAACACCATTTCTTTACTGTGAAGATGATGAATTAGCTGAGGTTATCCAGGCCTGGCATCACCTTTCAAACATTGAACGACATCGGCTGCTAACGCTTCTTCGTGAGAAAACGGATTAA